GTCTTTGTACCTGCAATATCCTGAAATCCTATCATGACTTAAGGATGCattcttttacaattttgtaatagcCTTCTGGCACTCTAAAACTTTCTGCAGGTGAGattccattaaaaaaatgtttgctattTGATTGCTTTCAGTACAAATTGATATTATgaagttttatcttaaattattgattaattttaggtTTTGGGTTTTGAAGATATGTGAAACAGATACTAAGaagtggtttattttaaaaataatttatttaataatgtttgtattcACAGTGTGATTTCTAAATGTGAATATTCAGTGTATAGGAGATTAACGAATAGTGATATTTTCTGTACAGCTATAATACATAGATTAATCTTTGGTTAGACATCAACACAGTAGTGGTGAGGAACACTAGGCTGCCTGGGTATGCTCGGCATGTTggagaaataaaaatcattatgatTGATTTCTTTTGAATCATGAGAACTGGCTCCTTCAGGGACTCCTCGTTCTCTCTCAGTACAAAGTCTTCCAACTGCCTTCCCAACGTGAGGATTGTGTGGAAGTGGAACATTCTGATAAATATTGGAGTGGGCAAAGGGAGTGTCGAAATGGTACTCATTCGGATAGCTAGGTGGACTTGGATAGTGGTTTATCTTAGGGAATTGGTAGGGAGGGGGCATAAGGTAACAAGGTGCATTGGATGGAACGTTCATGTACGTATGCATCCTGCTAGGGGGTGTCAGGACTTTTCCTTCTTCTGCCGGTCTCGAGGGTTGTTCATTCACTGGATACCTACAGTACTGCTTCTGGAGAACTGGGTGAAGTTGTCTGACATTGATGGGATGGTTGTTGTAAGAAGGCATTCTATTGGGGAACACAACACGGTGATAGCTATGAAGATCTGGAGAGCTAGCATAGACATTTTGTTCTATTCCCTGGTTCCTTTCATTAAAATTGCCGGAATAGCGTAAACAGGGTGAATGGTAAACGTAGGGTTCTGATTCAAAATGTGCCATCCTTGGATGCTCATGTGATTTTGTTCTTGGAACAGAAAAGGCTGATGGAAAATGTTCAATTTCTTCATAGTTTTTGGAATCTAATGAACAAGTTCtatgtacatttaattttggAAGAACTGGTTCATAGCCATCAGATGATTCATCACAGAATAGCCTCTCTGATATTGGTATGGAACTGTCTGAATAGTTGGAACAGGCAGTTCTTCTTCCTTCTAATTGGTATGGAGTTTCAATTTGTTGCTGGAGTTGTTGAAGGATTTCTATTGTAGAACCAAATTTGGGCTTCTCTTTTCTGAAATTAGAATTGCAGGGATTTGTAAAATAAGGTACACTAAGATTATCCGTGCTTTTTAAATGAAAGCTGCTACTTGAAAATTCTGGTTTTGGTGTAGAACTATAGCGTTTTCTAAGTCGTTCCGTTCTTCCCGCATCTTGCTGCACAAATAATTCCAACTCGTCTTGTTTGTTTTGTTGAGAAAATGCATCTTTGATTTCTTTTTCCTCCTCTGTCAGAACCTCCTCAATATCAGATAGACTGTACACTGTGTCTGCTGTGGTGCTACTAGTGGCTACAGAAGTTCTATCACCTGGTTCCCCATCATTACCTTGAGATAAAGAAGACAAGAATGACCGTCTCGCTTCATCTGTCAAATTGGTTTTGTTAGAGGGACTCGTGGGTTTTTCTGTGGGCAGATGTGATCTTGTCtgcaatatattttgattataccGCATCAAGTTCAGGCCCTCTTTAGCTTGTTTAGGTAGATCTTTGATATTTGGTGGAAACTTATGGTGGTTTTTAGATTCATGTGAAGCCATTACTCTTTTTGATTCCGTATCAGTAATTTTCCTGCCAAATAAAGAATCACATGTACGTTCTTTTTCACTCTCCTTCTTCACTTCAATTGAATCTTCACTATCACAAGTCAGCTGTTTTATTCTCTCAATTAAAGGTGTTGAAAGTTCATTGTTCTTCCCCGGTTTTGGTTTAGTTTCTGGAGATGATTTACCCATATTTTTCCTCAGAATACTACTCCTGTCTGTCCTTTTAACTGGGGAAATTCGACTGCTCACATCGAtattatcacattttaattttgaccGAACAGAAATGTTTTGGTTGCTCCCATGATTTTTTGATTGTACAAAATGGTTTGGGTTGTTATCTTTTACATTTGATCTGCTTATTGAAGGATTAATTGGTGTGAGCTTGGAGTTTGGAAACAACTTTCTAACAGCCGAGTTGGGATCAGAATTTTTAAGAATGTACAAATTGTTTCCGAACATGATTACATCTTGGTCATCTGCATCAGTGGAGTTTCTTCCACTCTTCTGCAACTTTTCACTGTCTTGGGTTTCACAAAAACGGACTAATCGTCTCCCATCATCATTTCTTTGTCCATGTTCAAACTCTTGGTCCACATACGAGCTGTTCACTGTCTTGACACCCTTGTTGAATCGTCGAGTGGTCCCCTGGGTTGTCTTCAGAATACCCTGCATGCTGCCATCCTCACCGTAGTGGTTTCGCTGTAGCAAGGGTAGGCTGGGAATCCTCCCGGCGACCAGAGTCATGATGGTCAATCCCTTTTGTCTAGTTATGTGTGTGGGGGCAATCCAGCTTTATCTGGaacaaaaacaatcaaattaCTGCAATTATTCTCATATTTGTGGTAAGTATACAGTGATGATGTTTTATCAGTATGGCATCAATTACAGTTATTATGCAAGTACAGTTGATGGAGTACAGATGACCATTTTCATTTTACTttggttttttcaatatttcctttgtttaatgt
This Homalodisca vitripennis isolate AUS2020 chromosome 3, UT_GWSS_2.1, whole genome shotgun sequence DNA region includes the following protein-coding sequences:
- the LOC124357213 gene encoding uncharacterized protein LOC124357213 is translated as MTLVAGRIPSLPLLQRNHYGEDGSMQGILKTTQGTTRRFNKGVKTVNSSYVDQEFEHGQRNDDGRRLVRFCETQDSEKLQKSGRNSTDADDQDVIMFGNNLYILKNSDPNSAVRKLFPNSKLTPINPSISRSNVKDNNPNHFVQSKNHGSNQNISVRSKLKCDNIDVSSRISPVKRTDRSSILRKNMGKSSPETKPKPGKNNELSTPLIERIKQLTCDSEDSIEVKKESEKERTCDSLFGRKITDTESKRVMASHESKNHHKFPPNIKDLPKQAKEGLNLMRYNQNILQTRSHLPTEKPTSPSNKTNLTDEARRSFLSSLSQGNDGEPGDRTSVATSSTTADTVYSLSDIEEVLTEEEKEIKDAFSQQNKQDELELFVQQDAGRTERLRKRYSSTPKPEFSSSSFHLKSTDNLSVPYFTNPCNSNFRKEKPKFGSTIEILQQLQQQIETPYQLEGRRTACSNYSDSSIPISERLFCDESSDGYEPVLPKLNVHRTCSLDSKNYEEIEHFPSAFSVPRTKSHEHPRMAHFESEPYVYHSPCLRYSGNFNERNQGIEQNVYASSPDLHSYHRVVFPNRMPSYNNHPINVRQLHPVLQKQYCRYPVNEQPSRPAEEGKVLTPPSRMHTYMNVPSNAPCYLMPPPYQFPKINHYPSPPSYPNEYHFDTPFAHSNIYQNVPLPHNPHVGKAVGRLCTERERGVPEGASSHDSKEINHNDFYFSNMPSIPRQPSVPHHYCVDV